In one Bordetella pertussis 18323 genomic region, the following are encoded:
- a CDS encoding type 4b pilus protein PilO2, which yields MRAATHPPLVLQQTQGGPMLAFGLTWFAVLGSHAALQGRARARALRATHYVVGGRHAVAAGCARLPRRYGAMAIHSAAQAYASLHPDGAQAGVASLPDGQGWLIAVQDGAVLASADRLFADAAQAQACLRTLLAQRPDLREVPAQAALDTLLARPDPSARLAPLASRWSRAPVAARAVVLALAVAGGASLWRGLGQAPPPAAPDPRAVWRAAQAEFLRGWPVHTSSELARVLDTLQALPLQVAGWALRQAQCVPGPAWHCDADYHRVDAAATSLAFAAAVPPGWRMRLHTLEHTRVAWTLAGDQHGLDRTAPASPADTLALAATLQRASAAFTHVSVGAAQALAGPAWDGPPELAPPAAPELHRREVVLDGPLRSLALVWPLPAPIGWTAVSLRVVPDAIATLRASVLSLHLQGSLYEQTTSRS from the coding sequence ATGCGCGCCGCCACGCATCCGCCGCTGGTGCTGCAGCAGACGCAGGGCGGGCCCATGCTGGCCTTCGGGCTGACATGGTTCGCCGTGCTGGGCAGTCACGCCGCGCTGCAGGGGCGGGCCCGCGCCCGCGCCTTGCGCGCCACGCACTACGTGGTGGGCGGCCGGCACGCGGTTGCCGCGGGTTGCGCGCGCCTGCCTCGCCGCTATGGCGCGATGGCGATCCACAGCGCGGCGCAGGCGTACGCCAGTCTGCATCCGGATGGCGCGCAGGCGGGCGTGGCCAGCCTGCCGGACGGGCAGGGCTGGCTGATCGCCGTGCAGGACGGCGCCGTGCTTGCCAGCGCCGACCGGCTCTTTGCGGATGCCGCGCAGGCGCAGGCCTGCCTGCGCACGCTATTGGCGCAGCGTCCCGACCTGCGCGAGGTGCCGGCGCAGGCCGCGCTGGATACCTTGCTGGCCAGGCCGGATCCCTCCGCGCGCCTGGCGCCGCTGGCCTCGCGCTGGTCGCGTGCGCCGGTAGCGGCGCGAGCGGTCGTGCTGGCGCTGGCGGTGGCCGGCGGCGCCTCGCTGTGGCGCGGCCTGGGCCAGGCGCCGCCGCCCGCCGCGCCCGATCCGCGGGCCGTCTGGCGCGCCGCCCAAGCGGAGTTCCTGCGCGGCTGGCCGGTGCATACCAGCAGCGAGCTGGCGCGGGTGCTCGATACCTTGCAGGCCTTGCCGTTGCAGGTCGCCGGCTGGGCGCTGCGGCAGGCGCAATGCGTGCCGGGCCCGGCGTGGCACTGCGACGCCGACTACCACCGCGTCGATGCGGCGGCCACCAGCCTGGCGTTTGCCGCCGCGGTTCCGCCCGGCTGGCGGATGCGGCTGCATACGCTGGAGCATACGCGCGTGGCCTGGACGCTGGCCGGCGACCAGCACGGGCTGGATCGCACCGCGCCGGCCTCGCCGGCCGACACGCTGGCGCTGGCCGCCACGCTGCAGCGTGCCAGCGCCGCCTTCACGCATGTCTCGGTGGGCGCCGCGCAAGCGCTGGCCGGCCCGGCCTGGGATGGTCCGCCCGAGCTCGCGCCGCCTGCCGCGCCCGAGCTTCACCGGCGCGAGGTCGTGCTCGACGGGCCGCTGCGTTCGCTGGCGCTGGTGTGGCCGCTGCCGGCGCCCATCGGATGGACCGCGGTGTCCCTGCGCGTGGTCCCGGACGCGATCGCGACGCTGCGCGCCAGCGTGCTGTCGCTGCATCTTCAAGGATCCCTCTATGAGCAGACGACTTCCCGTTCCTAG
- a CDS encoding IS481-like element IS481 family transposase — protein MNTHKHARLTFLRRLEMVQQLIAHQVCVPEAARAYGVTAPTVRKWLGRFLAQGQAGLADASSRPTVSPRAIAPAKALAIVELRRKRLTQARIAQALGVSASTVSRVLARAGLSHLADLEPAEPVVRYEHQAPGDLLHIDIKKLGRIQRPGHRVTGNRRDTVEGAGWDFVFVAIDDHARVAFTDIHPDERFPSAVQFLKDAVAYYQRLGVTIQRLLTDNGSAFRSRAFAALCHELGIKHRFTRPYRPQTNGKAERFIQSALREWAYAHTYQNSQHRADAMKSWLHHYNWHRPHQGIGRAVPISRLNLDEYNLLTVHT, from the coding sequence ATGAACACCCATAAGCATGCCCGATTGACCTTCCTACGTCGACTCGAAATGGTCCAGCAATTGATCGCCCATCAAGTTTGTGTGCCTGAAGCGGCCCGCGCCTATGGGGTCACCGCGCCGACTGTGCGCAAATGGCTGGGCCGCTTCCTGGCTCAGGGCCAGGCGGGCTTGGCCGATGCGTCCTCGCGCCCGACGGTCTCGCCCCGAGCGATTGCGCCGGCCAAGGCGCTGGCTATCGTGGAGCTGCGCCGCAAGCGGCTGACCCAAGCGCGCATCGCCCAGGCGCTGGGCGTGTCAGCCAGCACCGTCAGCCGCGTCCTGGCCCGCGCCGGTCTGTCGCACCTGGCCGACCTGGAGCCGGCCGAGCCGGTGGTGCGCTACGAGCATCAGGCCCCCGGCGATCTGCTGCACATCGACATCAAGAAGCTGGGACGTATCCAGCGCCCTGGCCACCGGGTCACGGGCAACCGACGCGATACCGTTGAGGGGGCCGGCTGGGACTTCGTCTTCGTGGCCATCGATGACCACGCCCGCGTGGCCTTCACCGACATCCACCCCGACGAGCGCTTCCCCAGCGCCGTCCAGTTCCTCAAGGACGCAGTGGCCTACTACCAGCGCCTGGGCGTGACCATCCAGCGCTTGCTCACCGACAATGGCTCGGCCTTTCGCAGCCGCGCCTTCGCCGCGCTGTGCCATGAGCTGGGCATCAAGCACCGCTTTACCCGACCTTACCGCCCACAGACCAATGGCAAGGCCGAACGCTTCATCCAGTCGGCCTTGCGTGAGTGGGCTTACGCTCACACCTACCAGAACTCCCAACACCGAGCCGATGCCATGAAATCCTGGCTACACCACTACAACTGGCATCGACCCCACCAAGGCATCGGGCGCGCTGTACCCATCTCCAGACTCAACCTGGACGAATACAACCTATTGACAGTTCACACCTAG
- a CDS encoding ATPase, T2SS/T4P/T4SS family, which yields MRIRSHRPALHSPCTTLAPFVADHEALGRLRPAFVRALAREFDLGALAGRLCPVLLEGSYAALFALADYVHGDQADELERLMRKRGYRLAAPARYVLPSPLLLAVAREAAGAPGLHAADHPAQRRTALQALFFDMVRWGVRHGASDLHLHADRRAATAQVRYTVGGAYVAAPCFNGLSHACLLEILAVAWMDVRAGNGAVFDPRAEQQGRIALQVDEVPVVLRWASLATDHGPSVCLRILRQDPPQGGASLAELGYLPAQVATLERACQRAGGAVVLAGTVGAGKSTTIATMLRGLPAERKLVTLEDPAEYAIANALQNSVSRSLDGEAGAPFDAKLLTIKRSAMHDLYLGEVRDRQTGRVFTDLAGSGVSLYTTTHAGSALLIPERLASDFIGVSRDFLATPGVLKLLVYQTLLPRLCPACALPLAVLWRRGAGWSHAQRLAWRCWAARLRRAGVALAQARVRNPAGCAACAGAGLPALRGYAGRTVVAELLEPETDAVLLDLIRRRDNPALRRLLGRRARRQPPDAPLRAVDCAWRKVEAGAVDPRLVERCFALPPALRTPAGAEDGHG from the coding sequence ATGAGAATCCGATCCCACAGGCCGGCCTTGCACAGCCCATGCACCACGCTTGCTCCCTTCGTGGCCGACCACGAGGCGCTGGGCCGCCTGCGTCCGGCGTTCGTGCGTGCGCTGGCGCGGGAGTTCGACCTCGGCGCCCTGGCGGGACGCCTGTGCCCGGTGCTGCTCGAAGGTAGCTACGCCGCCTTGTTCGCGCTGGCCGACTACGTACATGGCGACCAGGCCGACGAACTCGAGCGCCTCATGCGCAAGCGCGGCTACCGGCTGGCGGCGCCGGCGCGCTATGTGTTGCCGTCGCCCTTGCTGCTGGCCGTGGCGCGCGAGGCGGCCGGCGCCCCGGGCCTGCATGCGGCCGACCATCCCGCGCAACGGCGCACGGCGCTGCAGGCGCTGTTCTTCGACATGGTGCGCTGGGGCGTGCGCCACGGCGCCAGCGATCTGCACCTGCACGCCGACCGACGCGCCGCCACCGCGCAGGTTCGCTATACCGTGGGCGGCGCCTACGTGGCCGCGCCATGCTTCAATGGCCTGTCGCATGCCTGCCTGCTCGAAATCCTCGCGGTGGCCTGGATGGACGTGCGCGCGGGCAACGGCGCGGTGTTCGATCCGCGTGCCGAACAGCAGGGACGCATCGCGCTGCAGGTCGACGAGGTGCCGGTCGTGCTGCGCTGGGCCTCCCTGGCCACGGATCACGGTCCGTCCGTATGCCTGCGCATCCTGCGCCAGGACCCGCCGCAAGGCGGGGCCAGCCTGGCGGAACTGGGCTATCTGCCGGCGCAGGTCGCCACGCTCGAGCGCGCCTGCCAGCGCGCCGGCGGGGCGGTGGTGCTGGCGGGCACGGTGGGGGCAGGCAAGTCCACCACCATCGCCACCATGCTGCGCGGCCTGCCGGCCGAGCGCAAGCTGGTCACCCTGGAAGACCCGGCCGAGTACGCCATCGCCAACGCCCTGCAGAACAGCGTGAGCCGTTCGCTGGACGGAGAGGCCGGCGCGCCGTTCGATGCCAAGCTGCTGACCATCAAGCGCTCGGCCATGCACGACCTGTACCTGGGCGAGGTCCGAGATCGCCAGACCGGACGCGTCTTCACCGACCTGGCCGGCTCCGGGGTCAGCCTCTACACCACGACGCACGCCGGCTCCGCCTTGCTGATTCCGGAACGCCTGGCATCCGACTTCATCGGTGTGTCGCGCGACTTCCTGGCCACGCCCGGCGTGCTCAAGCTGCTGGTCTACCAGACCTTGCTGCCGCGCCTGTGTCCGGCATGCGCCTTGCCCCTGGCCGTGCTGTGGCGCCGCGGCGCCGGCTGGTCCCACGCGCAGCGCCTGGCGTGGCGTTGCTGGGCCGCGCGCCTGCGCCGCGCCGGCGTGGCGCTGGCGCAGGCGCGCGTGCGCAATCCCGCCGGTTGCGCGGCCTGCGCGGGCGCCGGTTTGCCGGCCCTGCGCGGCTACGCGGGGCGCACCGTGGTCGCCGAACTGCTCGAACCGGAAACCGACGCCGTCCTGCTCGATCTCATCCGCCGGCGCGACAATCCGGCGCTGCGCCGCTTGCTGGGGCGGCGCGCACGCCGGCAGCCGCCCGACGCGCCGCTGCGGGCAGTCGATTGCGCCTGGCGCAAGGTCGAAGCAGGCGCGGTGGATCCGCGCCTGGTCGAACGCTGTTTCGCGCTGCCACCCGCCTTGCGCACGCCGGCGGGCGCCGAGGACGGCCATGGCTGA
- a CDS encoding type 4 pilus major pilin, producing MSHTILSGRQAGFSLVEVSIVTAIVLLVAIIGIPAIGSYVIESKVPRVGEELQRFVARTKANAQGDGAAPYTGIGTASLAHALRDSSVVSVRGEGASATVAHGLGGQGAGAHGVISVAPAAPGGAPPGSAFTLTLTNVNGAACPALASVMQRVSDIIAVQGKAGPVVVKNALAVPALPYRAQAAQAQCVAGDRNTFVFTAR from the coding sequence ATGTCACACACGATTCTGTCCGGCCGCCAAGCCGGCTTCTCCCTGGTCGAGGTGTCCATCGTCACGGCCATCGTCTTGCTGGTGGCCATCATCGGCATTCCCGCCATCGGCTCGTATGTCATCGAAAGCAAAGTGCCCCGGGTCGGAGAGGAACTGCAGCGTTTCGTGGCGCGGACCAAGGCCAATGCGCAAGGCGATGGCGCGGCGCCCTATACGGGCATCGGCACGGCGTCGCTGGCGCATGCGCTGCGCGATTCCAGCGTGGTGTCGGTGCGCGGCGAGGGCGCGTCGGCGACGGTCGCGCACGGCCTGGGCGGGCAGGGGGCTGGCGCCCATGGCGTCATCAGCGTGGCGCCGGCCGCGCCGGGCGGCGCGCCGCCCGGTTCGGCGTTCACGCTGACGCTGACCAATGTCAACGGCGCGGCCTGCCCGGCGCTGGCCTCGGTCATGCAGCGCGTATCCGACATCATCGCCGTGCAGGGCAAGGCGGGGCCGGTGGTGGTCAAGAATGCGCTGGCCGTCCCGGCGTTGCCGTACCGCGCGCAGGCCGCCCAGGCGCAGTGCGTGGCGGGCGATCGAAATACCTTCGTGTTCACGGCGCGATGA
- the alaS gene encoding alanine--tRNA ligase → MKSSEIRQKFLQFFQSKGHTIVPSSSLVPANDPTLLFTNSGMVQFKDVFTGKEARAYKRATSSQRSVRAGGKHNDLENVGYTARHHTFFEMLGNFSFGDYFKREAIQYAWELLTQVYKLPAEKLWVTVYQEDDEAYDIWAKEVGVPAERIIRIGDNKGARYASDNFWQMADTGPCGPCSEIFYDHGPEIWGGPPGSPEEDGDRYIEIWNLVFMQFERDAAGNMERLPKPCVDTGMGLERIAAVLQHVHSNYEIDLFQKLIAAAARETGVKDLADNSLKVIADHIRACAFLIVDGIIPSNEGRGYVLRRIVRRALRHGYKLGQTKSFFHRLVPDLVAEMGEAYPELAQVAERVAQVLRQEEERFGETLEHGMKILDGALAKVAKGDPLDGTTLFTLYDTYGFPVDLTADICREREVEVDMAGFEAAMQRQREQARAAGKFKMAEGLSYEGAETRFEGYENLELSGVKVTALYVEGTQVEQVSAGQDAVVVLDATPFYAESGGQVGDTGLLEAGGVRFAVADTLKIQPGVFGHHGTLEAGALKVGDTLLARVDAVRRARTVRNHSATHLMHKALREVLGAHVQQRGSLVDPDKTRFDFAHDAPMTAEQIARVEAIVNAEVLANQATEAKIMAYDDAVKGGAMALFGEKYGDTVRVLDIGFSRELCGGTHVRRTGDIGLFKVVSEGGVAAGVRRIEAITGDNALAWVQDQNALLQRAAGVLRAPAHELPERIAQVQEQLKALEKELEQARTKLAASAGNDLAATATVEVKGIKVLAASIGDVDPKALRGMVDNLKDRLKPAVVLLAAGSADGKISLVGGVTADLTGRIKAGDLVGFVAGQVGGKGGGRPDMAMGGGTDLAALPAAVASVQKWVDERL, encoded by the coding sequence ATGAAATCCTCTGAGATTCGCCAGAAGTTCCTGCAATTCTTCCAGTCCAAGGGCCACACGATCGTTCCGTCGTCGTCCCTGGTGCCGGCCAACGACCCCACGCTGCTCTTTACCAACTCGGGTATGGTGCAGTTCAAGGACGTATTCACCGGCAAGGAAGCGCGCGCCTACAAGCGCGCCACGTCGTCGCAGCGCAGCGTGCGCGCCGGCGGCAAGCACAACGACCTCGAGAACGTGGGCTACACCGCCCGCCACCATACGTTCTTCGAGATGCTGGGCAACTTCAGCTTCGGCGACTACTTCAAGCGCGAGGCCATCCAGTACGCCTGGGAGCTGCTGACCCAGGTCTACAAGCTGCCGGCCGAGAAGCTGTGGGTCACGGTCTACCAGGAAGACGACGAGGCCTACGACATCTGGGCCAAGGAAGTCGGCGTGCCCGCCGAGCGCATCATCCGGATCGGCGACAACAAGGGCGCCCGCTATGCGTCCGACAACTTCTGGCAAATGGCGGACACCGGCCCCTGCGGCCCGTGTTCGGAAATCTTCTACGACCATGGTCCGGAAATCTGGGGCGGCCCTCCGGGCTCGCCCGAGGAAGACGGCGATCGCTACATCGAGATCTGGAACCTGGTGTTCATGCAGTTCGAGCGCGACGCCGCCGGCAACATGGAACGCCTGCCCAAGCCCTGCGTGGACACCGGCATGGGCCTGGAGCGCATCGCGGCGGTGCTGCAGCACGTGCATTCCAACTACGAGATCGACCTGTTCCAGAAGCTGATCGCCGCCGCCGCGCGCGAGACCGGCGTGAAGGATCTGGCCGATAACTCCCTGAAGGTCATCGCCGATCACATCCGCGCTTGCGCCTTTCTCATCGTCGACGGCATCATTCCCAGCAACGAAGGCCGCGGCTACGTGCTGCGCCGCATTGTGCGCCGCGCCCTGCGCCATGGCTACAAGCTGGGCCAGACCAAGTCGTTCTTCCATCGCCTGGTGCCGGACCTGGTGGCCGAGATGGGCGAAGCCTATCCCGAGCTGGCCCAGGTGGCCGAGCGCGTGGCGCAGGTGCTGCGCCAGGAAGAAGAACGCTTCGGCGAAACGCTCGAACACGGCATGAAGATCCTGGACGGCGCGCTGGCCAAGGTCGCCAAGGGCGACCCGCTCGACGGCACCACGTTGTTCACGCTGTACGACACCTACGGCTTTCCGGTTGATCTCACCGCCGACATCTGTCGCGAGCGCGAGGTCGAGGTGGACATGGCCGGCTTCGAGGCGGCGATGCAACGCCAGCGCGAGCAGGCGCGCGCCGCGGGCAAGTTCAAGATGGCCGAGGGCCTGAGCTACGAAGGCGCCGAGACGCGCTTCGAAGGCTACGAGAACCTCGAATTGAGCGGCGTCAAGGTGACGGCGCTGTATGTCGAGGGTACCCAGGTCGAGCAGGTGTCGGCGGGCCAGGACGCGGTCGTGGTGCTCGATGCCACCCCGTTCTATGCCGAGTCCGGCGGCCAGGTGGGCGACACCGGCCTGCTGGAGGCTGGCGGCGTGCGGTTCGCGGTGGCCGACACCCTCAAGATCCAGCCCGGCGTGTTCGGCCATCACGGCACGCTCGAGGCCGGCGCGCTGAAGGTCGGCGATACCTTGCTGGCGCGCGTGGATGCGGTGCGTCGCGCCCGCACGGTGCGCAACCACTCGGCCACGCACCTGATGCACAAGGCCTTGCGCGAAGTGCTGGGCGCCCACGTGCAGCAGCGCGGCTCGCTGGTCGACCCCGACAAGACCCGCTTCGACTTCGCGCACGACGCGCCCATGACGGCCGAGCAGATCGCCCGCGTGGAAGCCATCGTCAATGCCGAGGTACTGGCCAACCAGGCCACAGAGGCCAAGATCATGGCCTACGACGACGCCGTCAAGGGCGGCGCGATGGCGCTGTTCGGCGAGAAGTACGGCGATACCGTGCGCGTGCTCGACATCGGTTTTTCGCGCGAACTGTGCGGCGGCACGCACGTGCGGCGCACCGGCGACATCGGCCTGTTCAAGGTGGTGTCCGAAGGCGGCGTGGCGGCGGGCGTGCGTCGCATCGAAGCGATTACCGGCGACAACGCGCTGGCCTGGGTGCAGGACCAGAACGCGCTGTTGCAGCGCGCCGCCGGTGTGCTGCGCGCCCCGGCGCACGAGCTTCCCGAGCGCATCGCCCAGGTGCAGGAACAGCTCAAGGCGCTCGAGAAAGAGCTCGAGCAGGCGCGCACCAAGCTGGCCGCCAGCGCCGGCAACGACCTGGCCGCCACGGCCACGGTCGAGGTCAAGGGCATCAAGGTGCTGGCCGCCAGCATCGGCGATGTGGATCCCAAGGCCTTGCGCGGCATGGTCGACAACCTGAAAGACCGCCTCAAGCCCGCCGTGGTCCTGCTGGCCGCCGGCTCGGCCGATGGCAAGATCAGCCTGGTGGGCGGCGTGACGGCCGATCTCACCGGCCGCATCAAGGCCGGCGATCTGGTTGGCTTCGTGGCCGGCCAGGTGGGCGGCAAGGGCGGGGGCCGTCCCGACATGGCGATGGGCGGCGGCACCGATCTGGCGGCTCTGCCGGCTGCCGTGGCCAGCGTACAGAAGTGGGTCGATGAGCGCCTCTGA
- a CDS encoding sulfurtransferase TusA family protein: protein MSASDTGGLPSYQHEVDASGLTCPLPILRAKKALAQMESGQVLRVVTTDPNAIRDFQAFARQTGNTLLAQREAEGRGEHFLQRR from the coding sequence ATGAGCGCCTCTGATACCGGCGGCCTGCCGTCCTACCAGCACGAAGTCGATGCCAGCGGGCTGACCTGTCCGCTGCCCATCCTGCGCGCCAAGAAGGCGCTGGCGCAAATGGAAAGCGGCCAGGTGCTGCGGGTGGTCACCACCGATCCCAACGCCATCCGCGATTTCCAGGCCTTCGCGCGCCAGACCGGCAACACCTTGCTGGCGCAACGCGAGGCCGAGGGCCGCGGCGAGCACTTCCTGCAGCGGCGCTGA
- a CDS encoding IS481 family transposase: protein MNNHKHARLTRLGRALLVNRVMQQNWTMRQASQAAGVSLRTGYKWLARFRSEGLDGLLDRSSRPHRSPKACAPEQVEHFAQQRRQRLPLWRIAREAGRSLATVARYMERIGLSRLASLEPPAPVRRYERASPGELLHIDTKRLGRIRGVGHRITGDRAQNRNRGIGWDAVHLAIDDFSRVSFARILDDEGGDQCAEFLRQATAYYASLGVRIDRVMTDNGSGYVSRTFRAVCVELGIRHIRTRPYTPKTNGKAERLVQTCLREWAYARPYTSSAERQAALQPFIDRYNWYRPHSALGHQPPITRIPDVNNLLRIDS, encoded by the coding sequence ATGAACAACCATAAGCATGCGCGATTGACCCGCCTAGGTCGAGCCCTTCTTGTTAACAGGGTGATGCAACAGAACTGGACGATGAGGCAGGCCAGCCAGGCGGCAGGGGTGAGCCTGCGCACCGGTTACAAGTGGCTTGCCCGCTTCCGAAGCGAAGGTCTGGACGGCCTGCTTGACCGCAGTTCTCGCCCGCACCGCAGCCCGAAGGCCTGTGCGCCCGAGCAGGTTGAGCACTTCGCCCAGCAGCGCCGCCAGCGTCTGCCGCTGTGGCGCATCGCGCGTGAAGCCGGCCGCAGCCTGGCCACCGTGGCGCGGTATATGGAACGCATCGGCCTGAGTCGACTCGCCTCGTTGGAGCCGCCGGCGCCGGTGCGCCGCTATGAACGCGCCAGCCCAGGCGAGCTGCTGCACATCGACACCAAGCGGCTGGGCCGCATCCGGGGCGTGGGCCATCGCATCACCGGCGATCGGGCCCAGAACCGCAACCGCGGCATTGGCTGGGACGCTGTGCACCTGGCCATCGATGACTTCTCGCGCGTGTCCTTTGCTCGCATCCTCGACGATGAAGGCGGCGATCAGTGCGCTGAGTTCCTGCGCCAAGCCACCGCCTACTACGCCAGTCTGGGCGTGCGCATCGACCGCGTGATGACCGACAACGGCAGCGGCTACGTCTCCAGGACCTTTCGGGCGGTGTGCGTGGAGCTGGGAATCCGTCACATCCGCACCCGCCCCTACACCCCCAAGACCAACGGCAAGGCCGAGCGCCTCGTGCAGACCTGCTTACGGGAGTGGGCATACGCCAGGCCCTACACGAGCTCAGCCGAACGACAGGCTGCCTTGCAGCCCTTCATTGACCGCTACAACTGGTATCGGCCACACTCCGCTCTCGGACATCAGCCACCCATCACGCGTATCCCAGATGTGAATAACCTATTGAGAATCGACAGCTAG
- a CDS encoding IS481-like element IS481 family transposase has translation MNTHKHARLTFLRRLEMVQQLIAHQVCVPEAARAYGVTAPTVRKWLGRFLAQGQAGLADASSRPTVSPRAIAPAKALAIVELRRKRLTQARIAQALGVSASTVSRVLARAGLSHLADLEPAEPVVRYEHQAPGDLLHIDIKKLGRIQRPGHRVTGNRRDTVEGAGWDFVFVAIDDHARVAFTDIHPDERFPSAVQFLKDAVAYYQRLGVTIQRLLTDNGSAFRSRAFAALCHELGIKHRFTRPYRPQTNGKAERFIQSALREWAYAHTYQNSQHRADAMKSWLHHYNWHRPHQGIGRAVPISRLNLDEYNLLTVHS, from the coding sequence ATGAACACCCATAAGCATGCCCGATTGACCTTCCTACGTCGACTCGAAATGGTCCAGCAATTGATCGCCCATCAAGTTTGTGTGCCTGAAGCGGCCCGCGCCTATGGGGTCACCGCGCCGACTGTGCGCAAATGGCTGGGCCGCTTCCTGGCTCAGGGCCAGGCGGGCTTGGCCGATGCGTCCTCGCGCCCGACGGTCTCGCCCCGAGCGATTGCGCCGGCCAAGGCGCTGGCTATCGTGGAGCTGCGCCGCAAGCGGCTGACCCAAGCGCGCATCGCCCAGGCGCTGGGCGTGTCAGCCAGCACCGTCAGCCGCGTCCTGGCCCGCGCCGGTCTGTCGCACCTGGCCGACCTGGAGCCGGCCGAGCCGGTGGTGCGCTACGAGCATCAGGCCCCCGGCGATCTGCTGCACATCGACATCAAGAAGCTGGGACGTATCCAGCGCCCTGGCCACCGGGTCACGGGCAACCGACGCGATACCGTTGAGGGGGCCGGCTGGGACTTCGTCTTCGTGGCCATCGATGACCACGCCCGCGTGGCCTTCACCGACATCCACCCCGACGAGCGCTTCCCCAGCGCCGTCCAGTTCCTCAAGGACGCAGTGGCCTACTACCAGCGCCTGGGCGTGACCATCCAGCGCTTGCTCACCGACAATGGCTCGGCCTTTCGCAGCCGCGCCTTCGCCGCGCTGTGCCATGAGCTGGGCATCAAGCACCGCTTTACCCGACCTTACCGCCCACAGACCAATGGCAAGGCCGAACGCTTCATCCAGTCGGCCTTGCGTGAGTGGGCTTACGCTCACACCTACCAGAACTCCCAACACCGAGCCGATGCCATGAAATCCTGGCTACACCACTACAACTGGCATCGACCCCACCAAGGCATCGGGCGCGCTGTACCCATCTCCAGACTCAACCTGGACGAATACAACCTATTGACAGTTCACAGCTAG
- a CDS encoding Bug family tripartite tricarboxylate transporter substrate binding protein, whose product MKNVLWMALLASVLSEGALAAEFPTHPVTLVVPLAAGSTADILARAIQPGLSKALGQTVVVENRPGAGGQLAMSYVAKQAADGYTIVMGSNGTWAINLGLYEKLPYRPVEDFAPVAYLAGGSNILIVKPSSPYTSVAALIAAMKAAPGKLTYSSGGNGTTHHLSSELLKSLTDTQAMHIPYGGAPQGVSAVMAGETDFGFYNTPSVSSLVKERKLRALAATGTIRTPMLPEVPTMMEAGVAGYVMSVDFGLLAPAGTPDDVVLKLNRAANAAMAQPKLQETLKNYGFEVFEQGSPGDMAKRVNADIDKWVPIVRQAKAKVD is encoded by the coding sequence ATGAAGAACGTGTTATGGATGGCGCTGCTGGCCAGCGTCCTGTCTGAAGGCGCGCTGGCCGCGGAGTTTCCCACCCACCCGGTGACGCTGGTCGTGCCGCTGGCGGCGGGCAGTACGGCCGATATCCTGGCGCGGGCCATACAGCCGGGCCTGAGCAAGGCGCTGGGCCAGACCGTGGTGGTGGAAAACCGTCCGGGCGCGGGCGGCCAGCTCGCCATGAGCTATGTCGCCAAGCAGGCCGCCGATGGCTATACCATCGTCATGGGGTCCAATGGCACATGGGCGATCAACCTGGGCCTGTACGAGAAGCTGCCTTATCGGCCGGTCGAGGATTTCGCCCCGGTCGCGTATCTGGCGGGCGGCTCGAACATCCTGATCGTCAAGCCGAGCAGCCCGTACACCTCGGTCGCCGCGCTGATTGCCGCGATGAAGGCGGCGCCCGGGAAACTGACGTATTCCTCGGGCGGCAACGGCACCACCCATCACCTATCCTCGGAACTGCTGAAGTCCCTGACGGATACGCAGGCCATGCACATCCCGTATGGCGGCGCGCCCCAGGGCGTCAGCGCGGTCATGGCGGGCGAAACCGACTTCGGGTTCTACAACACGCCCAGCGTGTCCAGCCTGGTCAAGGAGCGCAAGCTGCGCGCGCTGGCGGCGACCGGAACGATACGCACGCCGATGCTGCCGGAGGTCCCGACCATGATGGAGGCGGGGGTGGCCGGCTATGTGATGTCGGTGGATTTCGGCCTGCTGGCGCCGGCGGGCACGCCGGATGACGTCGTTCTCAAGCTGAACCGGGCCGCCAACGCCGCCATGGCGCAGCCGAAGCTGCAAGAGACCCTGAAGAACTATGGATTCGAGGTCTTCGAACAGGGCTCGCCCGGCGATATGGCAAAGCGGGTCAACGCGGATATCGACAAATGGGTGCCCATCGTCAGGCAGGCGAAAGCCAAGGTCGACTAG